In a genomic window of Streptomyces pristinaespiralis:
- a CDS encoding serine hydrolase domain-containing protein, whose translation MTNLHNVLSDHVDTESLPGAVALVARGDQVDVQAVGHVDAERTAPMARDTIFRVASITKPVVAAAVMMLVEDGRITLDDPVGTWLPELAAPMVVRTPDSPVDDVVPAARPITVFDLLTSRAGYGFPSDFSLPAVEPLVRELKQGPPQPQAVPPTDEWMAALSRIPMLYQPGEAWLYNICSDIQGVLIARVSGSSLPDFLAERLFEPLGMTDTAFAVPPAKLDRFTSYYRVDPMGALELADTPDGEWSTPPAFPSGAGGLVSTADDYHAFARMLLGRGATGSGGRLLSAGSVERMTTNYLTPAQRKAGGLFLEGMGWGFGGAVDVEAVEPWSVPGRYGWVGGTGTAMHITPSTGAVTIFLTQLQMSGPSFPEPMRDFWVYAAGV comes from the coding sequence ATGACCAATTTGCACAACGTCCTGAGCGATCACGTCGACACCGAGTCCCTCCCCGGCGCGGTGGCCCTGGTCGCGCGGGGCGATCAGGTGGACGTCCAGGCCGTGGGCCACGTCGACGCCGAGCGCACGGCACCGATGGCCAGGGACACGATCTTCCGTGTCGCCTCCATCACGAAACCCGTCGTCGCCGCGGCGGTCATGATGCTCGTCGAGGACGGGAGGATCACGCTGGACGACCCGGTCGGGACGTGGCTGCCGGAGCTGGCCGCGCCCATGGTCGTCCGTACGCCGGACAGTCCGGTCGACGACGTGGTCCCGGCGGCCAGGCCGATCACCGTGTTCGACCTGCTGACCTCGCGTGCCGGGTACGGTTTCCCGTCCGACTTCTCGCTGCCGGCGGTCGAACCGCTGGTGCGTGAACTGAAGCAGGGCCCGCCGCAGCCGCAGGCCGTCCCTCCGACGGACGAGTGGATGGCGGCGCTTTCCCGGATCCCGATGCTGTACCAGCCGGGCGAGGCCTGGCTGTACAACATCTGCTCCGACATCCAGGGTGTGCTGATCGCGAGGGTCTCGGGCAGTTCACTGCCCGACTTCCTGGCGGAACGGCTCTTCGAGCCGCTGGGCATGACCGACACGGCGTTCGCGGTGCCGCCGGCCAAGCTCGACCGCTTCACCAGCTACTACCGGGTCGACCCCATGGGCGCCCTCGAGTTGGCCGACACCCCGGACGGCGAGTGGAGCACCCCGCCCGCCTTCCCGTCCGGGGCGGGCGGTCTCGTCTCGACGGCCGACGACTACCACGCCTTCGCCCGCATGCTCCTCGGCCGGGGCGCGACCGGGTCCGGCGGCCGCCTGCTCTCCGCAGGGTCCGTGGAGCGGATGACCACGAACTACCTGACCCCGGCCCAGCGCAAGGCCGGCGGTCTGTTCCTGGAGGGCATGGGCTGGGGCTTCGGCGGGGCGGTCGACGTCGAGGCGGTCGAGCCGTGGAGCGTCCCCGGCCGCTACGGCTGGGTCGGCGGTACGGGCACGGCCATGCACATCACGCCGTCGACGGGCGCGGTCACGATCTTCCTCACCCAGCTGCAGATGTCCGGCCCGTCGTTCCCGGAGCCGATGCGGGACTTCTGGGTGTACGCGGCGGGGGTGTGA
- a CDS encoding alpha/beta hydrolase — protein sequence MTVFILVSDAFTGGWIWRDVAAGLREAGAEVHPVTLTGMGDRRHLAGPGTDLETHVQDLVQLIDHLDPAPAKTAEAEDSADSVVSMGSATPVEPAAPDLVLVGHGYGIHPVLGAADRRPERVARIVHLDAGMPQDGDAAVALVPDRTVHELLTDRAHETGTTAEGAAESGAESGAGAGAEDRLIPPPPAGEWQRLGSTAGVPADALARLARLAAPQPTGTLTRPLRLSGALSGVPTTGVLCTANGSSIAMVEALVGLGDPRLRVLTEPQVTFFELDTGHWPMLSTPGELAEVLRRAAAGEGHRISPSVSEQPAHLRPFLIDVPERPRERTGRVDLYLPDADEPRPAVVFVHGGPVSAEARPTPRDWPAFVGYGSYVASLGAVGVTLDHRLHGLADYGRAAEDVAEAVELVRADPRVDGERVALWFFSGGGLLSADWLAAPPAWLRCVAATYPVLAPLPNWPLADSRFLPAATVRKAGQLPFVLTRVELEGPEIAATVEEFLTAAEECDAAVEIIDVPQGHHAFETIDHTEEARDAVARAARSVLGHLRGDLLG from the coding sequence ATGACGGTTTTCATCCTGGTGTCGGACGCCTTCACCGGCGGTTGGATCTGGCGCGACGTGGCCGCGGGGCTCCGTGAGGCGGGCGCCGAGGTGCATCCCGTGACACTCACGGGCATGGGCGACCGCCGCCACCTGGCGGGCCCCGGCACGGACCTGGAGACGCACGTCCAGGATCTGGTGCAGCTGATCGACCACTTGGACCCCGCTCCGGCGAAAACGGCGGAGGCGGAGGACTCTGCGGACTCGGTGGTGTCGATGGGGTCGGCGACGCCGGTGGAACCAGCTGCGCCGGACCTGGTGTTGGTCGGTCACGGCTACGGCATCCACCCGGTACTGGGCGCCGCCGACCGCCGCCCGGAACGCGTCGCCCGGATCGTCCACCTGGACGCGGGCATGCCGCAGGACGGCGACGCGGCCGTCGCGCTGGTGCCCGACCGGACGGTCCACGAACTGCTGACGGACAGGGCGCATGAAACGGGGACGACGGCAGAAGGAGCAGCCGAGTCGGGGGCCGAGTCAGGAGCCGGGGCGGGGGCGGAGGACCGGCTGATCCCTCCGCCCCCGGCCGGCGAATGGCAGCGATTGGGCAGCACCGCCGGTGTCCCGGCGGACGCGCTGGCACGGCTGGCCCGGCTCGCCGCCCCGCAGCCGACGGGCACGCTCACCCGGCCGTTGCGGCTCTCGGGCGCGCTGTCCGGGGTGCCGACGACCGGGGTCCTGTGCACCGCGAACGGGTCGAGCATCGCCATGGTCGAGGCCCTGGTCGGGTTGGGCGACCCCCGCCTCCGCGTGCTCACCGAACCCCAGGTGACGTTCTTCGAGCTGGACACCGGGCACTGGCCCATGCTGTCCACGCCGGGCGAGCTGGCCGAGGTGCTGCGCCGGGCAGCCGCCGGAGAGGGCCACCGGATCTCCCCGTCGGTGAGCGAGCAGCCCGCGCATCTGCGGCCGTTCCTCATCGACGTACCGGAGCGCCCCCGCGAGCGCACGGGGCGGGTGGACCTCTACCTCCCCGACGCCGACGAGCCGCGCCCCGCGGTGGTCTTCGTCCACGGCGGCCCGGTCTCCGCCGAGGCGCGTCCCACCCCGCGGGACTGGCCCGCTTTCGTGGGCTACGGCTCGTACGTCGCTTCGCTGGGTGCGGTGGGCGTGACGCTGGACCACCGGCTGCACGGCCTGGCCGACTACGGGCGTGCAGCGGAGGACGTGGCGGAGGCGGTGGAGCTCGTACGAGCCGATCCGCGCGTCGACGGGGAGCGGGTGGCGCTGTGGTTCTTCTCCGGCGGCGGACTGCTGTCGGCGGACTGGCTCGCGGCTCCCCCGGCATGGCTCCGCTGCGTCGCCGCGACGTATCCGGTCCTCGCGCCCCTGCCGAACTGGCCGCTCGCCGACTCCCGGTTCCTCCCTGCGGCCACGGTGCGCAAAGCGGGGCAACTGCCGTTCGTACTGACCCGGGTGGAGCTGGAAGGACCTGAGATCGCGGCGACGGTCGAGGAGTTCCTGACCGCAGCCGAGGAGTGCGACGCGGCGGTCGAGATCATCGACGTACCGCAAGGTCACCACGCCTTCGAGACGATCGACCACACCGAGGAGGCGCGCGACGCGGTGGCCCGGGCGGCGCGGTCGGTGCTGGGGCATCTGCGGGGGGATCTGCTGGGCTGA
- a CDS encoding helix-turn-helix domain-containing protein — MWSIGELAEHAGLTVKTVRFYSDRGLLPEAARSSGGHRRYGFEAIERLRLIRSLRTLDLPVPDVGRVLDEEDALEDVVAGQLREIGTRMTALRWREAALRLLQDCTPEERVDRLRLIGSVTTPPSTAALARFWRRWLPVRLPARVVSAVVEQAVPQPPSDPAPAQVLAFARLHALVSGPCHGNENCQPTVHQPDTGYRPAVLYDGLGEAYALAARQMLAQRPPQPGEALDCFVAAYAHSCGTRDTPDFRRLLAGQLAADPRIDRYWRLAADLFGPSQPTPGAAHDWLCAALDPRTAGASA; from the coding sequence ATGTGGAGCATCGGAGAGCTCGCCGAGCACGCGGGCTTGACCGTCAAGACCGTCCGCTTCTACTCCGACCGCGGCCTGCTGCCCGAAGCCGCCCGCAGCAGCGGGGGCCACCGCCGTTACGGCTTCGAGGCGATCGAACGGCTGCGCCTGATCCGTTCGCTGCGCACCCTGGACCTTCCGGTCCCTGACGTCGGCAGGGTCCTCGACGAGGAGGACGCGCTGGAGGACGTCGTCGCGGGGCAACTCCGGGAGATCGGCACCCGGATGACCGCCCTGCGCTGGCGGGAGGCCGCCCTCCGGCTGCTCCAGGACTGCACCCCCGAGGAACGTGTGGACCGGCTGCGGCTGATCGGCTCGGTGACCACCCCGCCCAGCACCGCCGCGCTGGCACGCTTCTGGCGGCGCTGGCTGCCCGTGCGGCTCCCGGCGCGAGTGGTGTCAGCGGTCGTCGAACAGGCGGTTCCGCAGCCGCCGTCCGACCCGGCCCCGGCCCAGGTCCTGGCCTTCGCCCGGCTGCACGCCCTCGTATCCGGGCCGTGCCACGGTAACGAGAACTGCCAGCCGACGGTGCACCAGCCGGATACGGGATACCGGCCGGCCGTGCTCTACGACGGTCTCGGCGAGGCGTACGCGCTCGCGGCGCGCCAGATGCTCGCCCAGCGGCCCCCGCAACCGGGGGAAGCACTCGACTGTTTCGTCGCCGCCTACGCCCACTCGTGCGGTACGCGTGACACCCCGGACTTCCGCCGGCTGCTCGCCGGCCAGCTCGCCGCGGACCCCCGGATCGACCGCTACTGGCGACTCGCCGCCGATCTGTTCGGCCCGTCGCAACCGACTCCCGGCGCCGCCCACGACTGGCTCTGTGCCGCGCTGGACCCGCGGACGGCGGGGGCGTCCGCCTGA
- a CDS encoding YciI family protein: protein MEFFCYHRDRPGSLPLRHELLEEHWSYMDGFEKEMIARGPTMTSDGDTPTGSVHVVDLPDPAAAHAFAFGEPGYQAGVYRDVLVRRWRNLLDRTMWDFPGGRTGGNRYLVLGFGSGPGADLAVPQVGDDLIAYGPLLSDDGTAWLGTALLVRAPDPDAARAVLTVGAYDGIEVHKWQFGGRSA, encoded by the coding sequence ATGGAATTCTTCTGCTACCACCGCGACAGGCCGGGTTCCCTGCCGCTGCGCCACGAGCTGCTGGAAGAACACTGGTCCTACATGGACGGGTTCGAGAAGGAAATGATCGCCCGCGGCCCGACCATGACCAGCGACGGTGACACGCCCACCGGCAGCGTGCACGTGGTCGACCTGCCCGACCCCGCCGCCGCCCACGCGTTCGCCTTCGGCGAGCCCGGCTACCAGGCGGGCGTGTACCGGGACGTCCTGGTGCGCCGGTGGCGCAACCTGCTGGACCGCACCATGTGGGACTTCCCCGGCGGCCGGACCGGTGGCAACCGCTACCTGGTACTCGGCTTCGGCAGCGGGCCGGGCGCCGACCTCGCCGTGCCACAGGTCGGGGACGATCTGATCGCCTACGGCCCGCTGCTGTCGGACGACGGCACCGCCTGGCTGGGTACGGCGCTTCTGGTCCGGGCCCCTGATCCGGACGCGGCACGGGCTGTCCTGACGGTGGGTGCGTACGACGGCATCGAGGTACACAAGTGGCAGTTCGGGGGGCGGTCGGCGTGA